One window of Flavobacteriales bacterium genomic DNA carries:
- a CDS encoding ABC-F family ATP-binding cassette domain-containing protein has protein sequence MNCLSVERISKRYGPRQLFENISFGLEKGQKTAIVARNGTGKSTLLKCIAGLETPDSGIISFNKGLRIGYLDQNVEMTASHSLVDEMLDRDDPVTNAIRTYEHAVAQNLDGDALHSAIEKMTELNAWDHEARVKRLLFQFGLRDLEQPVNTLSGGQQKRLGMAKVLIDMPDVLIMDEPTNHLDLHMIEQLEQELSAPNVTLLLVTHDRYFLDNVCDEIIEMEFGEFTRFKGNYSYYVEKKAELDEVRNATQHHLKGFMRSELEWVRKMPRARGTKSKSRLQAFDTLKDLANRNFDHGQVSIDIQSSRLGGKVIEARNLTKSFGDKKIVEHFNYSLKAGDRIGIVGPNGIGKSTFIDLLTKRSEPDAGKVTIGDTVVLSIFGQQGLQLKEDQRILDVVRDIAELIPLSKGKSLTAAQLLERFLFDKEKQYQYVSTLSGGEKRRLHLCTVLMKNPNVLVLDEPTNDLDIPTLNALEDFLTDLNICLLIVSHDRFFMDKLCTKLLVFEGNGVVKEWVHSYTELRDYQRELASRPTKKVEAPVEAAPTKKKASGKMTFAERNELKKIDKDLPTLEKKKEELAAEMLAKAADHHAIMQLSIDLEKVTTQLDTLGERWLVLMEKVEGE, from the coding sequence ATGAACTGCCTTTCCGTTGAGCGCATCAGTAAGCGCTATGGCCCACGCCAACTTTTTGAGAACATCTCCTTCGGACTTGAAAAAGGCCAGAAGACCGCCATCGTTGCACGCAACGGCACCGGCAAGAGCACCCTGCTGAAATGCATCGCCGGGCTGGAGACGCCGGACTCGGGCATCATCAGCTTCAACAAGGGCCTCCGCATCGGCTACCTCGACCAGAACGTGGAGATGACCGCGTCCCACAGCCTCGTGGACGAGATGCTGGACCGCGACGACCCCGTCACCAACGCCATCCGCACCTACGAGCACGCCGTAGCGCAGAACCTCGACGGCGACGCCCTCCACAGCGCCATCGAAAAGATGACCGAGCTGAACGCCTGGGACCACGAGGCCCGCGTGAAGCGCCTCCTCTTCCAGTTCGGCCTGCGCGACCTCGAGCAGCCCGTGAACACCCTCAGCGGCGGCCAGCAGAAGCGCCTCGGCATGGCCAAGGTGCTCATCGACATGCCCGATGTGCTCATCATGGACGAGCCCACCAACCACCTCGATCTCCACATGATCGAGCAGTTGGAGCAGGAACTCTCCGCGCCCAACGTCACCCTGCTGCTGGTAACGCACGACCGCTACTTCCTGGACAACGTCTGCGACGAGATCATCGAGATGGAGTTCGGTGAGTTCACCCGCTTCAAGGGGAACTACAGCTACTACGTGGAGAAGAAGGCCGAGCTGGACGAGGTGCGCAACGCCACTCAGCACCACCTGAAAGGCTTCATGCGCAGCGAGCTGGAATGGGTGCGCAAAATGCCCCGCGCACGCGGCACCAAGAGCAAGAGCCGCCTACAGGCCTTCGACACGCTGAAGGACCTCGCCAACCGCAACTTCGACCACGGCCAGGTGAGCATCGACATCCAGAGCTCACGCCTCGGCGGCAAAGTGATCGAGGCCCGCAACCTCACCAAGAGCTTCGGCGACAAGAAGATCGTGGAGCATTTCAACTACAGCCTGAAGGCCGGCGACCGCATCGGCATCGTGGGGCCGAACGGCATCGGCAAGAGCACGTTCATCGATCTGCTCACCAAGCGGTCCGAGCCGGACGCCGGCAAGGTCACCATCGGCGATACCGTGGTGCTCAGCATCTTCGGCCAGCAAGGCCTCCAGCTAAAGGAGGACCAGCGCATCCTCGATGTGGTGCGCGACATCGCCGAGCTGATCCCCTTGAGCAAAGGCAAGTCCCTCACCGCCGCCCAACTGCTGGAGCGCTTCCTCTTCGACAAGGAGAAGCAGTACCAGTACGTCAGCACCCTCAGCGGCGGCGAAAAGCGCCGGCTGCACCTCTGCACCGTGCTGATGAAGAACCCCAACGTGCTGGTGCTGGATGAGCCGACGAACGACCTCGACATCCCCACCCTCAACGCGCTGGAGGATTTCCTCACCGACCTCAACATCTGCCTGCTCATCGTAAGCCACGACCGCTTCTTCATGGACAAGCTCTGCACCAAGCTGCTCGTCTTCGAGGGCAACGGCGTGGTGAAGGAATGGGTACACAGCTACACCGAGCTGCGCGACTACCAGCGGGAACTCGCCTCCCGCCCAACCAAGAAGGTGGAAGCCCCTGTGGAGGCCGCCCCGACGAAGAAAAAGGCCAGCGGCAAGATGACCTTCGCCGAGCGCAACGAACTGAAGAAGATCGACAAGGACCTCCCCACGCTGGAAAAGAAGAAGGAGGAACTAGCCGCGGAAATGCTGGCGAAGGCCGCCGACCACCATGCCATCATGCAACTCTCCATCGACCTGGAGAAGGTGACCACGCAGCTGGATACGCTGGGGGAACGATGGTTGGTTTTGATGGAGAAGGTGGAGGGGGAATAG
- a CDS encoding RluA family pseudouridine synthase — protein MEPSKGSPENEVGETTEEQELYEHHRIVADPGQGLMRLDKFLFDHLAGASRSRIAAAARNGNVLVNGKAEKPSHKVKPNDVVTLVLPHPVQNVELAPEDIPIEVIYEDDQILLINKQPGLVVHPGHGNWTGTLVNGLLFHFGKLPSSPDQPVPRPGLVHRLDKDTSGVMVIGKTDEALTHLARQFFDRTNDRRYRALVWGDFDEEEGTIEGNLDRSSKDRTVMSVPLDPEQGKAAITHWKVIERFTYVTLVECKLETGRTHQIRAHMKHIGHPLFNDAQYGGDRVLKGTVFTKYKQFVENCFTLLPRQALHAAVLEIDHPTTGKRMKFESPLPADIEAVLARWRVYTNSRPLLDPGEEFNAEEANNLK, from the coding sequence ATGGAACCAAGCAAGGGGTCGCCCGAAAACGAAGTCGGGGAGACCACCGAGGAACAGGAGCTTTACGAGCACCATCGCATCGTGGCCGACCCCGGCCAAGGGCTGATGCGCTTGGACAAATTCCTATTCGACCACCTGGCCGGTGCCTCGCGCTCGCGCATCGCAGCCGCCGCACGCAACGGCAATGTGCTGGTGAACGGTAAGGCCGAAAAGCCAAGCCACAAGGTGAAGCCGAACGATGTCGTCACGCTGGTACTGCCGCATCCCGTGCAGAATGTGGAACTGGCCCCGGAGGACATCCCGATCGAGGTGATCTACGAGGACGACCAGATCCTGCTGATCAACAAGCAGCCCGGCTTGGTGGTCCATCCCGGCCATGGGAACTGGACCGGCACGCTGGTGAACGGGCTGCTCTTTCATTTCGGGAAGCTGCCTTCCTCGCCCGACCAGCCTGTGCCACGGCCCGGCCTGGTCCACCGCTTGGACAAGGACACCAGCGGCGTCATGGTGATCGGCAAGACCGATGAGGCGCTCACGCACCTGGCCCGCCAATTCTTCGACCGCACCAACGACCGCCGCTACCGTGCGCTGGTATGGGGCGATTTCGATGAAGAAGAGGGCACCATCGAAGGCAACTTGGACCGTTCCTCCAAGGACCGAACGGTGATGTCCGTGCCGCTGGACCCGGAGCAGGGCAAGGCGGCCATCACCCATTGGAAGGTGATCGAGCGCTTCACCTATGTCACCTTGGTGGAATGCAAATTGGAGACGGGCCGCACGCACCAGATCCGTGCGCACATGAAGCATATCGGCCATCCGCTCTTCAACGATGCGCAATACGGCGGCGACCGCGTGCTGAAGGGCACGGTCTTCACCAAGTACAAGCAGTTCGTTGAGAACTGTTTCACGCTGCTGCCCCGCCAAGCGCTGCATGCGGCAGTGCTGGAGATCGACCACCCCACCACGGGCAAGCGCATGAAGTTCGAAAGCCCGCTACCGGCGGACATCGAGGCCGTGCTCGCACGTTGGCGGGTCTACACCAATTCCCGGCCGTTGCTGGACCCCGGCGAGGAGTTCAATGCGGAGGAGGCGAATAACTTGAAGTGA
- a CDS encoding response regulator transcription factor, which translates to MEKLTAVIVDDEQHCRDSLQALLARRHPEVELLGMAVNVPEGIALLGRMAPKILFLDIEMGNLTGFDLLQAMGPDRPHVIFTTAHEGYAVKAIRFSALDYLLKPVDPEELTNAIGKAKQLLRQPKGPDRFMSLLMNLTSLEGPGVEIALPTPDGTVQLPQQEIICCEAKDGGTLVHTSSKGHIQVERELKAFEGMLDPDTFLRVHPDFLVNIHQLDRRSLGADKPVTMSDGTVIEVGATRMRTLLERVEKW; encoded by the coding sequence ATGGAAAAGCTCACAGCCGTTATCGTCGATGATGAACAGCATTGCCGCGACAGCCTCCAAGCCCTGCTCGCGCGAAGACATCCCGAAGTGGAACTGCTCGGCATGGCCGTGAACGTGCCGGAAGGCATCGCCCTGCTGGGGAGAATGGCACCCAAGATCCTCTTCCTCGATATCGAGATGGGAAACCTCACGGGCTTCGACCTTTTGCAGGCCATGGGCCCGGACCGACCGCACGTGATCTTCACCACGGCGCACGAGGGCTATGCCGTGAAGGCCATCCGCTTCAGCGCATTGGACTACCTGCTGAAACCCGTGGACCCGGAAGAGCTGACCAACGCCATCGGTAAGGCAAAGCAGCTCCTGCGGCAGCCCAAGGGACCGGACCGGTTCATGTCCTTGTTGATGAACCTGACAAGCCTCGAAGGCCCCGGGGTGGAGATCGCACTGCCCACCCCCGATGGCACCGTCCAGCTTCCGCAACAGGAGATCATCTGCTGCGAGGCCAAAGACGGCGGAACTTTGGTGCATACCAGCAGTAAGGGCCACATACAAGTTGAACGGGAGCTGAAAGCCTTCGAGGGCATGCTCGATCCCGACACATTCCTGCGCGTGCATCCCGACTTTCTCGTCAACATCCATCAATTGGACAGGCGCTCCCTCGGTGCGGATAAACCGGTGACCATGTCCGACGGCACCGTGATCGAAGTAGGAGCGACCCGGATGCGGACCTTGCTGGAGCGCGTTGAGAAGTGGTGA
- a CDS encoding T9SS type A sorting domain-containing protein, with translation MRCSTLLLFLLPFVSQAQFGPQVNISRSASAPSCIVVADLNGDGLNDLLTSAGSNDQVAWYPGLGAGVFGEQQVIAQDLLGASRCEAVDLDGDGDLDVLASAHDGNKIVWYRNDGAGFFGPERVLSTTALGPWSVQSADLDGDGLADVVASCSGGGTITWFHNLGNGQFTEGTDLVTALNNPIMTATGDLDGDGDLDLIVAEAGNNVVKWYPNVGDGTFGSQRIISLLSMYASYVSAVDINGDGTLDVLVGSGGDNKISWFSNDGTGTFGTSSLITDDSNTYLRGVYAADLDGDGDLDVVAGASSPNYVISWYANNGAGLFGPQQVISNSLGNPGTVMAGDLDNDGDLDVVASGYTADLLVYYANNGSGQFGSAYTVGSSETSNVYMSFCADLDGDGMLDVVTASSGDGKLAWYPNIGAGSFGAQQVIAVSSGMSFALAVDVDGDGDLDLISRSPLYELGLSLNNGDGQFGPRVLMPGVGYMTGFAVGDMDGDGDVDLLLGYLDDAGLKVALNDGSGTFTIPAYDNYTSYQPQGMSLVDVDADGDLDVLMGNQFDDVYQWFPNDGSGQFGAAQNIAPAIGTVDRIIWADMDGDGIKDMLTSTESPDKIAWYRNLGNGNFGSPIDIGPLGAPRGLAATDLDADGDQDVVACSWFDSTVASFLNDGSGGFSGPQVIGDLLYSPIYIDVGDLDQDGDPDVLVSSNLDDRVVWYENYIGSPFHMEGRLFHDLNGDGQAEPAEPGALWASVQSLPQSSTALSDTLGHFIIFADSGTYQVHPVLPNAFWQVSSTPPFQEAVLTGSQPVAIGLDLGITAAVDTSLIVTSLQDMVAPCGSAAHQYVVMANMGTRVEHGRLTVDLDTLFAFNGAEPTPDVVQGHHLEWNFTGLNYEEIRTYVLNVTRPSAEFYGQQLNSSVNVLREDQLNAVTDTFSYAWSYDHLCSYDPNDKLVDPRGTGPLGIIDLHTDHLDYTIRFQNTGNAPAQDVILRDQLDPALFHDAVQVLGYSHAPGRISIEPGGELVVEFRGIVLPDSATDRAGSQGFFTFRTRVVPGQENGTLISNQAAIHFDQNDPVITNNAVSTLLDCSLYTATITDLGNGLLGASSGNGFQWLFNGSPIPGAIQSAYLASETGYYSVSVTGPFGCVNESEPFYVSTTGIPEVQAGHGVIFPNPVHGTTMLYTEEVLSVHARIEVMDVQGRALLTMVGNGDRALHLDASSLVPGLYMIRVLDGTEIQYSGRFVVE, from the coding sequence ATGCGCTGTTCAACCCTGTTACTTTTCCTACTGCCCTTCGTGTCACAGGCCCAATTCGGGCCGCAAGTGAACATCTCCCGTTCCGCCTCTGCACCGTCATGCATTGTTGTTGCGGATCTGAACGGCGATGGCCTCAACGACCTGTTGACAAGCGCGGGTTCCAATGATCAGGTCGCGTGGTATCCCGGCCTTGGGGCAGGTGTATTCGGGGAGCAACAGGTGATCGCCCAAGACCTTCTTGGGGCGAGCCGATGTGAGGCCGTGGATCTGGATGGGGATGGGGACCTGGACGTATTGGCGAGTGCGCACGATGGCAACAAGATCGTATGGTACCGGAATGATGGAGCCGGATTTTTCGGGCCTGAAAGGGTGCTGTCCACTACGGCATTGGGACCATGGAGTGTGCAGTCCGCCGACTTGGACGGCGACGGTCTGGCCGATGTCGTGGCGTCGTGCAGCGGCGGTGGAACGATCACTTGGTTCCACAACCTCGGCAACGGGCAATTCACTGAAGGAACCGACTTAGTAACTGCGTTGAACAACCCGATTATGACCGCCACTGGAGATCTTGACGGGGACGGCGACCTTGACCTCATTGTGGCTGAAGCAGGCAACAACGTGGTCAAGTGGTATCCCAACGTCGGGGATGGCACCTTCGGCTCGCAACGCATCATTTCGCTTTTGTCCATGTACGCCTCTTACGTTTCCGCGGTGGACATCAATGGCGATGGCACCTTGGATGTACTGGTGGGCAGCGGGGGCGACAACAAGATCAGCTGGTTCTCCAATGATGGCACCGGAACGTTCGGTACTTCATCGCTCATTACCGACGACAGCAACACCTATCTACGCGGAGTGTATGCGGCCGATCTCGATGGGGACGGCGACCTGGACGTGGTGGCGGGGGCCTCAAGCCCCAACTACGTGATCTCTTGGTATGCCAATAATGGCGCGGGGCTGTTCGGCCCTCAACAAGTGATCAGCAACTCATTGGGCAACCCTGGGACCGTTATGGCGGGTGACCTTGATAATGACGGGGACTTGGATGTGGTTGCATCGGGGTATACGGCTGACCTGCTCGTCTATTATGCCAACAACGGTTCAGGACAATTCGGCAGCGCCTACACGGTAGGTTCTTCGGAAACATCCAACGTGTACATGAGTTTCTGTGCCGACCTCGATGGGGACGGGATGTTGGATGTGGTCACGGCTTCCAGTGGGGACGGCAAATTAGCCTGGTACCCCAACATTGGTGCGGGTTCGTTCGGGGCACAACAAGTGATCGCGGTCAGCTCCGGAATGAGTTTCGCCCTTGCTGTGGATGTGGATGGCGATGGTGACTTGGACCTGATCTCAAGGTCCCCCTTATATGAGCTTGGGCTTTCACTCAACAATGGCGATGGGCAGTTCGGCCCGCGTGTGCTGATGCCGGGTGTGGGGTACATGACCGGTTTTGCGGTCGGGGATATGGATGGCGACGGGGACGTGGATCTACTGCTGGGCTATCTGGATGATGCTGGGCTGAAGGTCGCCTTGAACGATGGGTCCGGAACGTTCACGATCCCAGCCTATGATAACTACACCAGCTATCAACCGCAAGGCATGTCCTTGGTGGATGTGGATGCGGACGGGGACTTGGACGTATTGATGGGCAACCAGTTCGATGATGTCTACCAGTGGTTCCCGAATGATGGTTCAGGGCAGTTCGGTGCCGCCCAGAACATTGCACCGGCCATCGGTACTGTGGACCGCATCATTTGGGCCGATATGGACGGGGACGGCATCAAGGACATGCTGACCAGTACCGAGTCACCGGACAAGATCGCGTGGTACCGCAACTTGGGCAACGGCAATTTTGGAAGTCCCATCGATATCGGGCCTCTCGGTGCCCCGCGCGGTCTGGCGGCAACGGACTTGGATGCGGACGGCGACCAGGACGTGGTGGCGTGCTCTTGGTTCGACAGCACCGTTGCCTCCTTCCTGAATGACGGCTCGGGCGGTTTCTCCGGGCCGCAGGTGATCGGTGACCTGCTGTATTCCCCGATCTATATTGATGTTGGTGACCTGGACCAAGATGGGGATCCGGATGTGTTGGTCTCATCGAATCTGGACGACAGGGTGGTCTGGTATGAGAACTACATCGGCTCCCCCTTCCACATGGAGGGCAGGCTCTTCCATGATCTGAACGGGGACGGACAAGCTGAACCCGCGGAACCCGGTGCCCTGTGGGCTTCCGTACAGAGCCTACCCCAGTCCTCCACCGCATTATCGGATACGCTCGGCCACTTCATCATTTTTGCCGATAGTGGTACGTACCAAGTTCATCCGGTTTTGCCCAACGCTTTTTGGCAGGTGAGTTCCACGCCACCCTTCCAAGAAGCCGTGTTGACCGGCTCGCAACCCGTTGCCATCGGCTTGGACCTGGGGATCACTGCAGCCGTTGACACCTCATTGATCGTGACCAGCCTGCAGGATATGGTGGCGCCATGCGGAAGTGCCGCACATCAATACGTGGTGATGGCGAACATGGGCACAAGGGTTGAGCACGGAAGGCTCACAGTGGACCTGGACACCCTGTTCGCGTTCAACGGCGCCGAGCCGACCCCGGATGTGGTGCAAGGTCACCACCTCGAATGGAATTTCACGGGTCTGAATTATGAGGAGATCCGCACCTATGTGCTCAACGTCACCCGTCCCAGCGCTGAGTTCTACGGTCAACAGTTGAACAGTTCGGTCAACGTGCTTCGTGAGGACCAGCTCAATGCGGTGACGGATACATTCTCCTACGCTTGGAGCTATGATCATCTCTGTTCATACGATCCAAACGACAAGCTGGTCGATCCGAGAGGTACCGGTCCCTTGGGGATCATTGACCTCCATACGGACCATTTGGACTACACCATCCGTTTCCAGAACACGGGGAATGCGCCGGCCCAGGATGTCATCCTTCGGGACCAACTGGACCCCGCGCTGTTCCATGATGCGGTGCAAGTGCTTGGATACAGCCATGCTCCCGGTCGTATCTCGATAGAACCAGGCGGTGAACTGGTAGTTGAATTCCGTGGTATCGTACTGCCGGACAGCGCTACGGACAGGGCCGGCAGCCAAGGCTTCTTCACCTTCCGGACCAGGGTGGTACCGGGCCAGGAGAACGGGACCCTTATCTCGAACCAGGCGGCCATCCATTTCGACCAGAACGATCCCGTGATCACGAATAACGCGGTGAGCACATTGCTGGACTGCAGCCTGTACACGGCCACCATCACCGACCTTGGCAATGGATTGCTCGGGGCATCAAGCGGGAATGGATTTCAATGGCTGTTCAACGGATCGCCGATCCCCGGCGCGATCCAGTCCGCATATCTGGCCTCGGAAACAGGTTATTACAGCGTTTCGGTCACAGGGCCGTTCGGATGCGTCAATGAAAGTGAGCCGTTCTACGTGAGCACTACCGGGATCCCAGAGGTCCAAGCGGGTCATGGGGTCATCTTCCCGAACCCGGTGCATGGCACCACCATGCTGTATACGGAGGAGGTACTGAGCGTTCACGCCCGGATCGAGGTAATGGACGTACAGGGCCGGGCACTGCTGACCATGGTGGGCAATGGGGACCGCGCATTGCATTTGGATGCGTCCTCATTGGTACCGGGTCTTTACATGATCCGTGTACTGGATGGCACGGAGATACAATACTCGGGGCGCTTCGTTGTGGAGTGA
- a CDS encoding beta-lactamase family protein encodes MASPDVLLGTWAKHSTPGVAYLHFDRVQVLHQHYAGLAEVSTQRPVDASTSFHGFSVTKTMTALAVVQLAQAGHVDLDAPVREHLPGIPCSGDIRIRHLLNHTAGLPNPLPLSWVHVPTEADFDRDAFFAAVFAKHPKLRSKPGARFAYSNLGYVLLGQLIERVTGQRYEEIVRRGIFDPSGIAPDELGFQYPTNGAHATGYLRTPGLLPLLLPFMLDTKRYMGERVGRWRPFKPFLLNGASYGGSLGTAHGYRKYLQALLTPNKLVNDRWREQLFTENLDAAGRRTGMAMGWFTGSLKGHAFLAHAGGGGGYYAELRLYPAIGKGSVVLFNRTGIRDERVLDELDAPLVPG; translated from the coding sequence ATGGCTTCCCCTGATGTCCTCCTTGGAACATGGGCAAAGCACTCGACACCGGGTGTGGCCTACTTGCATTTCGACCGTGTTCAGGTGCTCCATCAGCACTATGCAGGACTCGCCGAAGTCAGCACGCAACGTCCGGTGGATGCCAGCACCAGCTTCCATGGTTTCTCCGTGACGAAGACGATGACCGCCTTGGCCGTGGTGCAGTTGGCGCAGGCCGGACATGTGGACCTGGATGCACCGGTACGCGAGCACCTGCCTGGCATTCCCTGTTCCGGCGATATCCGCATTCGGCACTTGCTCAACCACACGGCAGGGCTACCAAACCCGTTGCCGCTGTCCTGGGTACATGTTCCCACGGAAGCCGACTTCGATCGCGATGCGTTTTTCGCGGCGGTATTCGCGAAGCATCCGAAACTACGCTCCAAGCCCGGCGCGCGTTTCGCCTATTCCAACCTGGGTTATGTGCTGCTCGGGCAATTGATCGAGCGCGTGACCGGCCAACGTTATGAAGAGATCGTTCGTCGTGGGATCTTCGATCCATCAGGCATTGCACCGGATGAATTGGGCTTCCAGTATCCCACGAACGGCGCACATGCAACGGGGTATTTGCGTACACCCGGCCTGTTGCCACTTCTATTGCCGTTCATGCTGGATACCAAGCGGTACATGGGCGAACGCGTCGGACGCTGGAGGCCGTTCAAACCTTTCCTGCTGAACGGCGCCTCCTACGGTGGCAGCTTGGGAACGGCCCATGGATACCGCAAATACCTGCAGGCGCTGCTCACCCCTAACAAGCTCGTGAATGATCGATGGCGTGAGCAACTGTTCACGGAGAACCTCGACGCTGCCGGCCGCCGCACGGGCATGGCCATGGGCTGGTTCACCGGTTCATTGAAGGGGCATGCCTTTCTAGCGCACGCCGGTGGCGGCGGTGGCTACTACGCGGAACTCCGCCTGTACCCTGCTATCGGCAAGGGCAGCGTGGTGCTCTTCAACCGGACCGGGATCCGTGATGAGCGGGTGTTGGACGAACTGGATGCACCGCTGGTGCCCGGGTGA
- a CDS encoding FkbM family methyltransferase: protein MSAPHGSLLRRLFAGSGMQQIFDIGACSGTEGIRYASMFPQAELHAFEPVVANHSLVLENFSQHPELRAQAHCVALSDQAGTAVLNLSSAQGEMGRHGNKSSSLLEPGRATEVFPWLEFNERITVPTRTLDDFCAEHAIAAIDLIHMDVQGAELMVLRKASSMLPHIRTVWMEVERIPLYLDQPVKQEVEAFMTGNGFDLVISTVGRTAGDQFWVNRAFAGQQPFSVRSSMFLRSWEWRIRMAWQNLRWRLGQAFRGTRPGRKLSGSS from the coding sequence ATGAGCGCACCACACGGATCCCTCCTCCGCCGCCTCTTCGCCGGTTCCGGGATGCAGCAGATATTCGACATAGGTGCCTGTAGCGGTACGGAGGGCATTCGCTATGCCTCCATGTTCCCGCAGGCGGAGCTTCATGCCTTCGAGCCTGTAGTCGCCAACCACTCCCTGGTACTTGAAAACTTCAGTCAACATCCTGAATTGAGAGCACAAGCCCATTGTGTCGCCCTCTCTGACCAGGCCGGCACGGCCGTGTTGAATCTTTCCTCCGCCCAAGGTGAAATGGGGCGCCATGGCAACAAAAGCTCATCCCTGTTGGAACCCGGCCGTGCCACCGAAGTGTTCCCTTGGCTCGAGTTCAATGAGCGTATTACGGTCCCGACGCGGACGCTGGATGATTTCTGCGCTGAACATGCCATAGCGGCCATCGATCTTATCCATATGGATGTTCAAGGTGCCGAGCTGATGGTCTTGCGAAAAGCATCCTCAATGCTACCACATATCCGCACGGTCTGGATGGAGGTGGAACGGATACCGCTCTATCTGGACCAACCTGTGAAGCAGGAAGTGGAGGCCTTCATGACAGGGAACGGCTTCGACCTGGTGATCAGTACCGTGGGCCGTACGGCCGGTGATCAGTTTTGGGTGAACCGGGCGTTTGCCGGCCAACAACCGTTCAGCGTCCGTTCCAGCATGTTCCTGCGTTCCTGGGAGTGGCGCATCCGGATGGCCTGGCAAAACCTGCGGTGGCGCCTTGGGCAAGCTTTTCGGGGAACTCGTCCCGGGAGAAAGCTGTCAGGTAGTTCTTAG